From a region of the Alphaproteobacteria bacterium genome:
- a CDS encoding TauD/TfdA family dioxygenase: MILPPEQTNAFAWYGPDMAARENEWLSELSTQEIAEIENAAKKLIADNTDIATITAGDFPLPSLEKKLQAMKEELIHGRGFAVLRGLRATHYDERMAATLFYGIGTHLGKARSQNAKGHILGHVRDLGLKSSDPNVRIYQTNERQTFHTDSCDVVGLFCLKTAKTGGASLLVSSTTIFNEMRKRRLDLLKLLLEPIATDRRGEVPAGMLPYFLIPVFSYEHGFLTSIYQRQYIDSAQRFPDAPRLTPAHIEALDMFDALANDPKLNFAMQLQVGDLQFVYNHTLLHDRTGFEDWPDDKQKRHLLRLWLAVDGDRPLPDIFASRFGTTEIGNRGGIIVADTLMHIPYTAI; the protein is encoded by the coding sequence ATGATCTTGCCCCCTGAACAAACCAATGCATTTGCGTGGTATGGGCCGGATATGGCTGCGCGTGAAAATGAATGGCTGAGCGAGTTATCTACGCAAGAAATTGCAGAGATAGAGAATGCCGCCAAAAAACTCATCGCCGATAATACGGATATAGCGACCATTACCGCCGGTGATTTTCCATTACCGAGTTTGGAAAAGAAACTGCAAGCGATGAAGGAAGAGCTTATTCACGGGCGCGGCTTTGCTGTGCTGCGCGGCCTTCGTGCAACCCATTATGATGAGCGCATGGCTGCGACGCTATTTTACGGTATTGGAACGCATTTGGGAAAAGCGCGCTCACAGAACGCGAAAGGCCATATTCTGGGCCATGTGCGGGATTTAGGATTAAAAAGCAGTGACCCGAATGTACGTATTTATCAAACCAATGAACGCCAGACATTCCACACGGATTCATGCGATGTGGTGGGTTTGTTTTGTTTGAAAACCGCAAAGACAGGCGGCGCATCGTTGCTGGTCAGCTCCACCACTATCTTTAATGAAATGCGTAAACGCCGTCTTGATTTATTGAAGCTGTTGCTGGAACCTATTGCAACTGACCGCCGCGGCGAAGTGCCTGCCGGTATGTTGCCGTATTTTCTTATTCCTGTGTTCAGTTATGAACATGGTTTCCTCACCAGTATTTATCAGCGGCAATATATTGATAGTGCGCAGCGTTTTCCTGACGCGCCACGTTTAACGCCTGCACATATCGAAGCGCTGGATATGTTTGATGCACTGGCCAATGACCCGAAGCTGAATTTTGCGATGCAGTTGCAGGTTGGTGATTTGCAATTTGTCTACAACCACACGCTATTGCATGACCGTACCGGATTTGAAGACTGGCCGGATGATAAGCAAAAACGCCATTTATTACGGCTGTGGCTGGCAGTGGATGGTGATAGGCCATTGCCGGATATCTTCGCTTCGCGTTTTGGGACTACCGAAATCGGCAATCGCGGAGGTATCATTGTTGCCGATACATTGATGCACATTCCTTACACTGCGATTTAA
- a CDS encoding FAD-binding oxidoreductase produces MSEKFDAIVLGAGIAGVSTARHLQQRGKNVALVDVRDPGQETSYGNAGIIEASFVLPFGFPAPRRFKDILLDKDASARVDLLFLPRISKWLLNFYLQSNAENRSKNGLLMRPLVQDAVAEHMALMKGNDAEKYFCKTGRVKIHRSKASFDGDSFERETLTKLGVAFEVLDPSEFSKIEPNIKPIYYKALKLSTSARVSDPGAVVAGYAAAFVATGGRFIKGDAGTLKQSGDKWEVAGVAAKDVVIALGPWAPNLLKPMGYCFPIGLKRGYHQHFKTNAQLNHAIVDADIGYVMGSCTKGIRITTGAEFAAQNAPATPVQIQRVLPHARELLDIGEPSEAQAWLGCRPCTTDSLPIVGRAQHHDGLWFNIGHGHSGFTIGPTTGKLLVQMMTGEALFTDNKPYSPDRFIN; encoded by the coding sequence ATGAGCGAAAAATTCGATGCGATTGTTTTAGGAGCGGGAATTGCCGGCGTTAGTACCGCGCGGCATTTGCAGCAACGCGGCAAAAATGTTGCGCTGGTTGATGTTCGTGACCCTGGGCAGGAAACATCCTATGGCAATGCGGGTATCATTGAAGCATCCTTTGTGTTGCCATTCGGCTTTCCTGCGCCGCGCCGCTTCAAAGATATTTTGCTGGATAAGGACGCATCCGCACGGGTGGATTTATTATTTCTGCCGCGCATTTCAAAATGGCTACTCAATTTTTATCTCCAATCGAATGCTGAAAACCGCAGCAAAAACGGGCTTTTAATGCGCCCGCTGGTGCAGGATGCGGTTGCAGAGCACATGGCGCTCATGAAAGGCAATGATGCAGAGAAGTATTTCTGCAAAACAGGCCGTGTAAAAATTCACCGCAGCAAAGCATCCTTTGATGGCGATAGCTTCGAGCGTGAAACACTGACCAAACTTGGCGTGGCATTTGAAGTATTAGATCCAAGTGAATTTTCTAAAATCGAACCGAATATCAAACCGATTTATTACAAGGCATTAAAGCTCAGCACCTCCGCGCGCGTGAGCGACCCCGGCGCAGTTGTAGCAGGATACGCTGCGGCGTTTGTTGCAACCGGCGGCAGGTTTATCAAAGGCGATGCCGGAACATTAAAGCAATCTGGCGATAAGTGGGAAGTTGCCGGTGTAGCGGCAAAAGACGTTGTGATAGCGCTTGGCCCATGGGCGCCCAATCTTTTGAAGCCGATGGGATACTGCTTCCCGATTGGCTTAAAACGTGGCTATCACCAGCATTTCAAAACCAATGCGCAATTAAACCATGCGATTGTAGATGCCGATATTGGGTATGTGATGGGCAGTTGCACTAAAGGCATACGTATTACCACAGGCGCGGAATTCGCTGCGCAGAACGCACCCGCAACCCCGGTGCAAATTCAGCGCGTATTGCCCCATGCGCGTGAGCTGTTGGATATTGGCGAACCAAGTGAAGCGCAAGCATGGTTGGGTTGCCGCCCATGCACAACCGATAGTCTGCCGATTGTAGGACGTGCACAGCACCACGACGGATTGTGGTTCAATATCGGCCATGGGCATTCGGGATTTACAATTGGCCCAACCACAGGAAAATTATTAGTGCAGATGATGACGGGTGAGGCGTTATTCACTGATAATAAGCCATATAGTCCTGATAGGTTCATCAATTAA